A DNA window from Drosophila virilis strain 15010-1051.87 chromosome 4, Dvir_AGI_RSII-ME, whole genome shotgun sequence contains the following coding sequences:
- the LOC6634096 gene encoding uncharacterized protein, protein MQPNSSSNEVTDGLDTESLPGNSANNRRQRRRQEKRQRQLKEKTHLLYTKHFSNFRLPVSVPSTDLKMVQLSRYESIVDRERHPPLFVVPDQKSQWARLRMISCPCHGCSCTLDPNGWLSHYLSVHMPRLGVPFVDVPFPIEKQTLHATCNVGSLDYDVNTLLGVFGYQRFGLNPLNCPRNTLLPRDYRKYSQHGVILLFACRTRHGLLWQRKQIDDVVAIWVSTPLQGISISLRCVVHPAQTTRYYPKLLHARPLPASSVKAPPCREFIKTDSNVIVISYQDLWQLLTLNVGQQLLNVELHLTGEQKI, encoded by the coding sequence ATGCAACCGAACAGCTCGTCCAATGAAGTTACCGATGGCCTGGACACCGAATCCTTGCCGGGGAACAGCGCCAACAATCGTCGCCAACGTCGTCGGCAAGAGAAACGCCAAAGACAGTTGAAGGAAAAAACACATTTGCTGTATACCAAACATTTTTCGAATTTTCGTCTACCGGTGTCTGTGCCCTCTACAGATCTGAAGATGGTGCAGCTAAGTCGCTATGAATCCATTGTTGATCGCGAACGGCATCCTCCACTCTTTGTGGTACCTGATCAGAAATCTCAATGGGCGCGTCTGAGAATGATTTCATGTCCATGTCATGGCTGCTCCTGTACCTTAGATCCAAATGGCTGGTTGTCTCACTATCTAAGTGTCCACATGCCTAGATTGGGCGTCCCATTTGTGGATGTGCCGTTTCCTATTGAAAAGCAAACACTCCATGCCACCTGCAATGTGGGTAGTCTTGATTATGATGTCAACACTTTGTTGGGTGTGTTTGGCTATCAGCGCTTTGGGCTCAATCCGCTCAATTGTCCGCGCAATACGCTGCTGCCAAGGGACTACCGCAAGTATTCCCAGCATGGAGTTATATTGCTTTTTGCCTGCCGTACGCGACATGGATTGCTTTGGCAACGCAAGCAAATCGATgatgttgttgccatttggGTCTCGACGCCGCTCCAGGGTATATCCATATCGTTGCGCTGTGTTGTACATCCCGCTCAAACAACACGTTACTATCCCAAGCTTTTACACGCGCGCCCACTGCCGGCTTCATCAGTGAAAGCTCCACCATGCCGTGAGTTCATTAAGACGGACAGCAACGTTATTGTAATCAGCTATCAAGATTTATGGCAGCTACTGACACTAAATGTGGGACAGCAGCTACTCAATGTGGAGCTGCACCTAACGGGCGAGCAAAAAATCTGA
- the LOC6637013 gene encoding ethanolamine-phosphate cytidylyltransferase isoform X2 translates to MVHFGHANSLRQAKALGDKVIVGIHTDEEITKHKGPPVFTEEERVKMVKGIKWVDEVVLGAPYVTTLEVLDQNNCDFCVHGDDITMTAEGVDTYHLVKSANRYKEVKRTAGVSTTDLVGRMLLLTRNHFRQGSAEYDIEKEGSSNMGQDSTAKSPWTGCSQFLPTTQKIIQFSDGKSPNPGDKIVYVAGAFDLFHVGHLDFLEKASKLGDYLIVGLHTDPVVNSYKGSNYPIMNLHERVLSVLACKFVNEVVIGAPYCVTEELLDHFKIDVVCHGRTPISLEDGKIDPYAVPKTRAIFELLDSGNDMTTERIVERIISHRLEYERRNQAKEKKEIEAFEALQRQKQTQKAG, encoded by the exons ATGGTGCACTTTGGGCATGCCAATTCACTGCGACAAGCCAAAGCACTTGGCGATAAAGTAATTGTGGGCATACATACCGATGAGGAGATCACCAAACATAAGGGACCACCCGTCTTTACCGAGGAGGAGCGCGTCAAAATGGTCAAAGGCATTAAATGGGTCGACGAGGTGGTTCTTGGTGCGCCCTATGTCACCACCCTAGAAGTACTCGATCAAAATAATTGTGATTTTTGTGTGCATGGCG ATGACATAACCATGACCGCTGAGGGTGTGGATACCTATCATCTGGTGAAGTCGGCTAACCGTTACAA GGAAGTCAAGCGCACCGCCGGAGTTTCAACGACAGATCTCGTGGGACGCATGTTGCTGCTTACCCGCAACCACTTCCGTCAGGGCTCCGCCGAGTACGACATCGAGAAAGAAG GTTCATCGAATATGGGTCAGGATTCGACAGCGAAGAGTCCCTGGACCGGTTGCAGCCAGTTTTTGCCCACAACACAGAAAATTATACAGTTCAGCGATGGCAAATCTCCAAATCCAGGCGATAAGATT gtGTATGTGGCCGGTGCTTTTGATCTCTTCCACGTGGGTCATTTGGATTTCCTGGAAAAGGCCAGCAAATTGGGCGACTATTTGATTGTAGGCCTGCACACTGATCCCGTTGTCAACTCTTATAAGGGTAGCAATTATCCCATTATGAATCTGCACGAGCGTGTGCTTAGCGTCTTGGCCTGCAAG TTTGTCAACGAGGTAGTCATTGGCGCACCCTACTGTGTCACAGAAGAGCTGCTGGATCATTTCAAGATTGATGTTGTCTGCCACGGGCGCACGCCAATCTCTCTCGAGGATGGCAAAATTGATCCGTATGCTGTGCCCAAGACGCGAGCCATATTTGAGCTACTCGACTCTGGCAATGACATGACCACAGAGCGCATTGTTGAGCGCATCATATCGCATCGACTGGAATACGAGCGTCGAAATCAAGCCAAAGAAAAGAAGGAAATCGAAGCGTTCGAGGCACTCCAGCGACAAAAGCAAACGCAAAAGGCGGGCTAG
- the LOC6634097 gene encoding ethanolamine-phosphate cytidylyltransferase isoform X1: MSDKLVNGTCNGNGDASNKCNGTRKEVRVWCDGCYDMVHFGHANSLRQAKALGDKVIVGIHTDEEITKHKGPPVFTEEERVKMVKGIKWVDEVVLGAPYVTTLEVLDQNNCDFCVHGDDITMTAEGVDTYHLVKSANRYKEVKRTAGVSTTDLVGRMLLLTRNHFRQGSAEYDIEKEEKLLKIQQLQSRLGSSNMGQDSTAKSPWTGCSQFLPTTQKIIQFSDGKSPNPGDKIVYVAGAFDLFHVGHLDFLEKASKLGDYLIVGLHTDPVVNSYKGSNYPIMNLHERVLSVLACKFVNEVVIGAPYCVTEELLDHFKIDVVCHGRTPISLEDGKIDPYAVPKTRAIFELLDSGNDMTTERIVERIISHRLEYERRNQAKEKKEIEAFEALQRQKQTQKAG, from the exons CTACGACATGGTGCACTTTGGGCATGCCAATTCACTGCGACAAGCCAAAGCACTTGGCGATAAAGTAATTGTGGGCATACATACCGATGAGGAGATCACCAAACATAAGGGACCACCCGTCTTTACCGAGGAGGAGCGCGTCAAAATGGTCAAAGGCATTAAATGGGTCGACGAGGTGGTTCTTGGTGCGCCCTATGTCACCACCCTAGAAGTACTCGATCAAAATAATTGTGATTTTTGTGTGCATGGCG ATGACATAACCATGACCGCTGAGGGTGTGGATACCTATCATCTGGTGAAGTCGGCTAACCGTTACAA GGAAGTCAAGCGCACCGCCGGAGTTTCAACGACAGATCTCGTGGGACGCATGTTGCTGCTTACCCGCAACCACTTCCGTCAGGGCTCCGCCGAGTACGACATCGAGAAAGAAG aaaaacttttaaaaattcaacaaCTGCAATCCCGTTTAGGTTCATCGAATATGGGTCAGGATTCGACAGCGAAGAGTCCCTGGACCGGTTGCAGCCAGTTTTTGCCCACAACACAGAAAATTATACAGTTTAGCGATGGCAAATCTCCAAATCCAGGCGATAAGATT gtGTATGTGGCCGGTGCTTTTGATCTCTTCCACGTGGGTCATTTGGATTTCCTGGAAAAGGCCAGCAAATTGGGCGACTATTTGATTGTAGGCCTGCACACTGATCCCGTTGTCAACTCTTATAAGGGTAGCAATTATCCCATTATGAATCTGCACGAGCGTGTGCTTAGCGTCTTGGCCTGCAAG TTTGTCAACGAGGTAGTCATTGGCGCACCCTACTGTGTCACAGAAGAGCTGCTGGATCATTTCAAGATTGATGTTGTCTGCCACGGGCGCACGCCAATCTCTCTCGAGGATGGCAAAATTGATCCGTATGCTGTGCCCAAGACGCGAGCCATATTTGAGCTACTCGACTCTGGCAATGACATGACCACAGAGCGCATTGTTGAGCGCATCATATCGCATCGACTGGAATACGAGCGTCGAAATCAAGCCAAAGAAAAGAAGGAAATCGAAGCGTTCGAGGCACTCCAGCGACAAAAGCAAACGCAAAAGGCGGGCTAG
- the LOC6634097 gene encoding ethanolamine-phosphate cytidylyltransferase isoform X2 → MSDKLVNGTCNGNGDASNKCNGTRKEVRVWCDGCYDMVHFGHANSLRQAKALGDKVIVGIHTDEEITKHKGPPVFTEEERVKMVKGIKWVDEVVLGAPYVTTLEVLDQNNCDFCVHGDDITMTAEGVDTYHLVKSANRYKEVKRTAGVSTTDLVGRMLLLTRNHFRQGSAEYDIEKEGSSNMGQDSTAKSPWTGCSQFLPTTQKIIQFSDGKSPNPGDKIVYVAGAFDLFHVGHLDFLEKASKLGDYLIVGLHTDPVVNSYKGSNYPIMNLHERVLSVLACKFVNEVVIGAPYCVTEELLDHFKIDVVCHGRTPISLEDGKIDPYAVPKTRAIFELLDSGNDMTTERIVERIISHRLEYERRNQAKEKKEIEAFEALQRQKQTQKAG, encoded by the exons CTACGACATGGTGCACTTTGGGCATGCCAATTCACTGCGACAAGCCAAAGCACTTGGCGATAAAGTAATTGTGGGCATACATACCGATGAGGAGATCACCAAACATAAGGGACCACCCGTCTTTACCGAGGAGGAGCGCGTCAAAATGGTCAAAGGCATTAAATGGGTCGACGAGGTGGTTCTTGGTGCGCCCTATGTCACCACCCTAGAAGTACTCGATCAAAATAATTGTGATTTTTGTGTGCATGGCG ATGACATAACCATGACCGCTGAGGGTGTGGATACCTATCATCTGGTGAAGTCGGCTAACCGTTACAA GGAAGTCAAGCGCACCGCCGGAGTTTCAACGACAGATCTCGTGGGACGCATGTTGCTGCTTACCCGCAACCACTTCCGTCAGGGCTCCGCCGAGTACGACATCGAGAAAGAAG GTTCATCGAATATGGGTCAGGATTCGACAGCGAAGAGTCCCTGGACCGGTTGCAGCCAGTTTTTGCCCACAACACAGAAAATTATACAGTTTAGCGATGGCAAATCTCCAAATCCAGGCGATAAGATT gtGTATGTGGCCGGTGCTTTTGATCTCTTCCACGTGGGTCATTTGGATTTCCTGGAAAAGGCCAGCAAATTGGGCGACTATTTGATTGTAGGCCTGCACACTGATCCCGTTGTCAACTCTTATAAGGGTAGCAATTATCCCATTATGAATCTGCACGAGCGTGTGCTTAGCGTCTTGGCCTGCAAG TTTGTCAACGAGGTAGTCATTGGCGCACCCTACTGTGTCACAGAAGAGCTGCTGGATCATTTCAAGATTGATGTTGTCTGCCACGGGCGCACGCCAATCTCTCTCGAGGATGGCAAAATTGATCCGTATGCTGTGCCCAAGACGCGAGCCATATTTGAGCTACTCGACTCTGGCAATGACATGACCACAGAGCGCATTGTTGAGCGCATCATATCGCATCGACTGGAATACGAGCGTCGAAATCAAGCCAAAGAAAAGAAGGAAATCGAAGCGTTCGAGGCACTCCAGCGACAAAAGCAAACGCAAAAGGCGGGCTAG
- the LOC6637013 gene encoding ethanolamine-phosphate cytidylyltransferase isoform X3 — protein MVHFGHANSLRQAKALGDKVIVGIHTDEEITKHKGPPVFTEEERVKMVKGIKWVDEVVLGAPYVTTLEVLDQNNCDFCVHGDDITMTAEGVDTYHLVKSANRYKEVKRTAGVSTTDLVGRMLLLTRNHFRQGSAEYDIEKEEKLLKIQQLQSRLGSSNMGQDSTAKSPWTGCSQFLPTTQKIIQFSDGKSPNPGDKIVYVAGAFDLFHVGHLDFLEKASKLGDYLIVGLHTDPVVNSYKGSNYPIMNLHERVLSVLACKFVNEVVIGAPYCVTEELLDHFKIDVVCHGRTPISLEDGKIDPYAVPKTRAIFELLDSGNDMTTERIVERIISHRLEYERRNQAKEKKEIEAFEALQRQKQTQKAG, from the exons ATGGTGCACTTTGGGCATGCCAATTCACTGCGACAAGCCAAAGCACTTGGCGATAAAGTAATTGTGGGCATACATACCGATGAGGAGATCACCAAACATAAGGGACCACCCGTCTTTACCGAGGAGGAGCGCGTCAAAATGGTCAAAGGCATTAAATGGGTCGACGAGGTGGTTCTTGGTGCGCCCTATGTCACCACCCTAGAAGTACTCGATCAAAATAATTGTGATTTTTGTGTGCATGGCG ATGACATAACCATGACCGCTGAGGGTGTGGATACCTATCATCTGGTGAAGTCGGCTAACCGTTACAA GGAAGTCAAGCGCACCGCCGGAGTTTCAACGACAGATCTCGTGGGACGCATGTTGCTGCTTACCCGCAACCACTTCCGTCAGGGCTCCGCCGAGTACGACATCGAGAAAGAAG aaaaacttttaaaaattcaacaaCTGCAATCCCGTTTAGGTTCATCGAATATGGGTCAGGATTCGACAGCGAAGAGTCCCTGGACCGGTTGCAGCCAGTTTTTGCCCACAACACAGAAAATTATACAGTTCAGCGATGGCAAATCTCCAAATCCAGGCGATAAGATT gtGTATGTGGCCGGTGCTTTTGATCTCTTCCACGTGGGTCATTTGGATTTCCTGGAAAAGGCCAGCAAATTGGGCGACTATTTGATTGTAGGCCTGCACACTGATCCCGTTGTCAACTCTTATAAGGGTAGCAATTATCCCATTATGAATCTGCACGAGCGTGTGCTTAGCGTCTTGGCCTGCAAG TTTGTCAACGAGGTAGTCATTGGCGCACCCTACTGTGTCACAGAAGAGCTGCTGGATCATTTCAAGATTGATGTTGTCTGCCACGGGCGCACGCCAATCTCTCTCGAGGATGGCAAAATTGATCCGTATGCTGTGCCCAAGACGCGAGCCATATTTGAGCTACTCGACTCTGGCAATGACATGACCACAGAGCGCATTGTTGAGCGCATCATATCGCATCGACTGGAATACGAGCGTCGAAATCAAGCCAAAGAAAAGAAGGAAATCGAAGCGTTCGAGGCACTCCAGCGACAAAAGCAAACGCAAAAGGCGGGCTAG
- the LOC116651411 gene encoding uncharacterized protein, with translation MQPNSSSNEVTDGLDTESLPGNSANNRRQRRRQEKRQRQLKEKTHLLYTKHFSNFRLPVSVPSTDLKMVQLSRYESIVDRERHPPLFVVPDQKSQWARLRMISCPCHGCSCTLDPNGWLSHYLSVHMPRLGVPFVDVPFPIEKQTLHATCNVGSLDYDVNTLLGVFGYQRFGLNPLNCPRNTLLPRDYRKYSQHGVILLFACRTRHGLLWQRKQIDDVVAIWVSTPLQGISISLRCVAHPAQTTRYYPKLLHARPLPASSVKAPPCREFIKTDSNVIVISYQDLWQLLTLNVGQQLLNVELHLTGEQKI, from the coding sequence ATGCAACCGAACAGCTCGTCCAATGAAGTTACCGATGGCCTGGACACCGAATCCTTGCCGGGGAACAGCGCCAACAATCGTCGCCAACGTCGTCGGCAAGAGAAACGCCAAAGACAGTTGAAGGAAAAAACACATTTGCTGTATACCAAACATTTTTCGAATTTTCGTCTACCGGTGTCTGTGCCCTCTACAGATCTGAAGATGGTGCAGCTAAGTCGCTATGAATCCATTGTTGATCGCGAACGGCATCCTCCACTCTTTGTGGTACCTGATCAGAAATCTCAATGGGCGCGTCTGAGAATGATTTCATGTCCATGTCATGGCTGCTCCTGTACCTTAGATCCAAATGGCTGGTTGTCTCACTATCTAAGTGTCCACATGCCTAGATTGGGCGTCCCATTTGTGGATGTGCCGTTTCCTATTGAAAAGCAAACACTCCATGCCACCTGCAATGTGGGTAGTCTTGATTATGATGTCAACACTTTGTTGGGTGTGTTTGGCTATCAGCGCTTTGGGCTCAATCCGCTCAATTGTCCGCGCAATACGCTGCTGCCAAGGGACTACCGCAAGTATTCCCAGCATGGAGTTATATTGCTTTTTGCCTGCCGTACGCGACATGGATTGCTTTGGCAACGCAAGCAAATCGATgatgttgttgccatttggGTCTCGACGCCGCTCCAGGGTATATCCATATCGTTGCGCTGTGTTGCACATCCCGCTCAAACAACACGTTACTATCCCAAGCTTTTACACGCGCGCCCACTGCCGGCTTCATCAGTGAAAGCTCCACCATGCCGTGAGTTCATTAAGACGGACAGCAACGTTATTGTAATCAGCTATCAAGATTTATGGCAGCTACTGACACTAAATGTGGGACAGCAGCTACTCAATGTGGAGCTGCACCTAACGGGCGAGCAAAAAATCTGA
- the LOC6634097 gene encoding ethanolamine-phosphate cytidylyltransferase isoform X3, producing the protein MRRPLSSYDMVHFGHANSLRQAKALGDKVIVGIHTDEEITKHKGPPVFTEEERVKMVKGIKWVDEVVLGAPYVTTLEVLDQNNCDFCVHGDDITMTAEGVDTYHLVKSANRYKEVKRTAGVSTTDLVGRMLLLTRNHFRQGSAEYDIEKEEKLLKIQQLQSRLGSSNMGQDSTAKSPWTGCSQFLPTTQKIIQFSDGKSPNPGDKIVYVAGAFDLFHVGHLDFLEKASKLGDYLIVGLHTDPVVNSYKGSNYPIMNLHERVLSVLACKFVNEVVIGAPYCVTEELLDHFKIDVVCHGRTPISLEDGKIDPYAVPKTRAIFELLDSGNDMTTERIVERIISHRLEYERRNQAKEKKEIEAFEALQRQKQTQKAG; encoded by the exons CTACGACATGGTGCACTTTGGGCATGCCAATTCACTGCGACAAGCCAAAGCACTTGGCGATAAAGTAATTGTGGGCATACATACCGATGAGGAGATCACCAAACATAAGGGACCACCCGTCTTTACCGAGGAGGAGCGCGTCAAAATGGTCAAAGGCATTAAATGGGTCGACGAGGTGGTTCTTGGTGCGCCCTATGTCACCACCCTAGAAGTACTCGATCAAAATAATTGTGATTTTTGTGTGCATGGCG ATGACATAACCATGACCGCTGAGGGTGTGGATACCTATCATCTGGTGAAGTCGGCTAACCGTTACAA GGAAGTCAAGCGCACCGCCGGAGTTTCAACGACAGATCTCGTGGGACGCATGTTGCTGCTTACCCGCAACCACTTCCGTCAGGGCTCCGCCGAGTACGACATCGAGAAAGAAG aaaaacttttaaaaattcaacaaCTGCAATCCCGTTTAGGTTCATCGAATATGGGTCAGGATTCGACAGCGAAGAGTCCCTGGACCGGTTGCAGCCAGTTTTTGCCCACAACACAGAAAATTATACAGTTTAGCGATGGCAAATCTCCAAATCCAGGCGATAAGATT gtGTATGTGGCCGGTGCTTTTGATCTCTTCCACGTGGGTCATTTGGATTTCCTGGAAAAGGCCAGCAAATTGGGCGACTATTTGATTGTAGGCCTGCACACTGATCCCGTTGTCAACTCTTATAAGGGTAGCAATTATCCCATTATGAATCTGCACGAGCGTGTGCTTAGCGTCTTGGCCTGCAAG TTTGTCAACGAGGTAGTCATTGGCGCACCCTACTGTGTCACAGAAGAGCTGCTGGATCATTTCAAGATTGATGTTGTCTGCCACGGGCGCACGCCAATCTCTCTCGAGGATGGCAAAATTGATCCGTATGCTGTGCCCAAGACGCGAGCCATATTTGAGCTACTCGACTCTGGCAATGACATGACCACAGAGCGCATTGTTGAGCGCATCATATCGCATCGACTGGAATACGAGCGTCGAAATCAAGCCAAAGAAAAGAAGGAAATCGAAGCGTTCGAGGCACTCCAGCGACAAAAGCAAACGCAAAAGGCGGGCTAG
- the LOC6637014 gene encoding actin-binding protein IPP produces MEVGRILPGVSALNGKIYVVGGERGSQILANGEVYDPQNDIWQPIAPMIVPRCEFGLCTMGGNLFAVGGWIGDDIGGTMECYDPEKDLWKLIGSMPQPRFSMGVVSFEGLIYIVGGCTTTTRHLPDLISYNPVTKEWTQLARMQTARCQMGVAVLDRYLYVVGGSSISQDILSSVERYNFDDDKWSTVCALNVPRAIPAVAAADGLLYVAGGDQPCEVNFYRAQVTISAVECYDPLSDTWKNCPDLPVSRSEAGAVVV; encoded by the exons ATGGAGGTGGGCCGCATTCTGCCGGGCGTATCCGCACTAAATGGCAAGATCTATGTGGTAGGCGGCGAACGTGGTTCACAAATCCTGGCCAACGGCGAGGTATACGATCCACAAAACGATATTTGGCAGCCTATAGCACCGATGATTGTGCCCCGTTGTGAGTTCGGATTGTGCACCATGGGTGGCAATCTGTTTGCAGTGGGCGGCTGGATAGGCGACGACATTGGCGGAACCATGGAGTGCTATGATCCAGAGAAGGATCTCTGGAAACTGATCGGTAGCATGCCTCAGCCACGCTTCAGCATGGGTGTCGTCAGTTTCGAAGGGCTGATCTACATAGTGGGCGGCTGCACTACGACCACAAGACATTTACCGGATTTAATAAG CTACAATCCCGTTACCAAGGAATGGACGCAATTGGCACGCATGCAAACAGCACGTTGCCAAATGGGCGTCGCTGTGCTCGATCGCTATTTGTATGTGGTTGGCGGCAGTAGCATCAGCCAGGATATACTTAGCTCAGTGGAGCGCTATAACTTTGACGACGACAAATGGTCGACGGTGTGCGCACTGAACGTTCCACGCGCCATTCCCGCTGTGGCCGCCGCCGATGGCCTGCTTTATGTGGCTGGCGGGGATCAG CCCTGCGAGGTGAACTTCTATCGCGCTCAGGTAACCATAAGCGCCGTTGAATGCTATGATCCACTTTCGGACACCTGGAAGAATTGTCCTGACTTGCCGGTTAGCCGCTCCGAAGCAGGCGCTGTGGTTGTGTAA
- the LOC6637013 gene encoding ethanolamine-phosphate cytidylyltransferase isoform X1: MYAVFLAISFPFCLIRKCNRKICLLKAEVRYNFYDMVHFGHANSLRQAKALGDKVIVGIHTDEEITKHKGPPVFTEEERVKMVKGIKWVDEVVLGAPYVTTLEVLDQNNCDFCVHGDDITMTAEGVDTYHLVKSANRYKEVKRTAGVSTTDLVGRMLLLTRNHFRQGSAEYDIEKEEKLLKIQQLQSRLGSSNMGQDSTAKSPWTGCSQFLPTTQKIIQFSDGKSPNPGDKIVYVAGAFDLFHVGHLDFLEKASKLGDYLIVGLHTDPVVNSYKGSNYPIMNLHERVLSVLACKFVNEVVIGAPYCVTEELLDHFKIDVVCHGRTPISLEDGKIDPYAVPKTRAIFELLDSGNDMTTERIVERIISHRLEYERRNQAKEKKEIEAFEALQRQKQTQKAG, translated from the exons ATGTACGCTGTGTTTCTCGCTATCTCTTTTCCGTTCTGTTTGATTAGAAAATGCAATCGGAAGATTTGTTTACTTAAGGCGGAAGTAAGATACAACTT CTACGACATGGTGCACTTTGGGCATGCCAATTCACTGCGACAAGCCAAAGCACTTGGCGATAAAGTAATTGTGGGCATACATACCGATGAGGAGATCACCAAACATAAGGGACCACCCGTCTTTACCGAGGAGGAGCGCGTCAAAATGGTCAAAGGCATTAAATGGGTCGACGAGGTGGTTCTTGGTGCGCCCTATGTCACCACCCTAGAAGTACTCGATCAAAATAATTGTGATTTTTGTGTGCATGGCG ATGACATAACCATGACCGCTGAGGGTGTGGATACCTATCATCTGGTGAAGTCGGCTAACCGTTACAA GGAAGTCAAGCGCACCGCCGGAGTTTCAACGACAGATCTCGTGGGACGCATGTTGCTGCTTACCCGCAACCACTTCCGTCAGGGCTCCGCCGAGTACGACATCGAGAAAGAAG aaaaacttttaaaaattcaacaaCTGCAATCCCGTTTAGGTTCATCGAATATGGGTCAGGATTCGACAGCGAAGAGTCCCTGGACCGGTTGCAGCCAGTTTTTGCCCACAACACAGAAAATTATACAGTTCAGCGATGGCAAATCTCCAAATCCAGGCGATAAGATT gtGTATGTGGCCGGTGCTTTTGATCTCTTCCACGTGGGTCATTTGGATTTCCTGGAAAAGGCCAGCAAATTGGGCGACTATTTGATTGTAGGCCTGCACACTGATCCCGTTGTCAACTCTTATAAGGGTAGCAATTATCCCATTATGAATCTGCACGAGCGTGTGCTTAGCGTCTTGGCCTGCAAG TTTGTCAACGAGGTAGTCATTGGCGCACCCTACTGTGTCACAGAAGAGCTGCTGGATCATTTCAAGATTGATGTTGTCTGCCACGGGCGCACGCCAATCTCTCTCGAGGATGGCAAAATTGATCCGTATGCTGTGCCCAAGACGCGAGCCATATTTGAGCTACTCGACTCTGGCAATGACATGACCACAGAGCGCATTGTTGAGCGCATCATATCGCATCGACTGGAATACGAGCGTCGAAATCAAGCCAAAGAAAAGAAGGAAATCGAAGCGTTCGAGGCACTCCAGCGACAAAAGCAAACGCAAAAGGCGGGCTAG